One stretch of Cervus canadensis isolate Bull #8, Minnesota chromosome 5, ASM1932006v1, whole genome shotgun sequence DNA includes these proteins:
- the LOC122441698 gene encoding single-strand selective monofunctional uracil DNA glycosylase-like yields the protein MAVPQPFPSGPHLQPAGALMEPQPSPRSLAEGFLQEELRLNDELRQLQFSELVGIIYNPVEYAWEPHRSYVTRYCQGPKQVLFLGMNPGPFGMAQTGVPFGEVSVVRDWLGLGGPVRTPPQEHPKRPVLGLECPQSEVSGARFWGFFRNLCGQPEVFFRHCFIHNLCPLLLLAPSGRNITPAELPAKQREQLLGVCDAALCRQVQLLGVRLVVGVGRLAEQRARRALAGLMPEVQVEGLLHPSPRSPQANKGWEAVAKERLNELGLLPLLTS from the coding sequence ATGGCTGTGCCCCAGCCTTTCCCATCGGGGCCCCACCTCCAGCCTGCAGGTGCCCTGATGgagccccagccctcccctcGAAGCCTGGCCGAGGGCTTCCTGCAGGAGGAGCTTCGGCTTAACGATGAGCTGAGGCAACTGCAGTTTTCTGAGCTCGTGGGCATCATCTACAACCCTGTGGAGTACGCGTGGGAGCCACATCGCAGCTACGTGACCCGCTACTGCCAGGGCCCCAAGCAAGTGCTCTTCTTGGGCATGAACCCAGGACCCTTTGGCATGGCCCAGACGGGGGTGCCCTTTGGGGAAGTGAGTGTAGTCCGGGACTGGTTGGGCCTTGGGGGGCCTGTGCGGACCCCTCCTCAGGAGCACCCCAAGCGACCAGTGCTGGGACTGGAGTGCCCTCAGTCCGAGGTGAGCGGTGCCCGGTTCTGGGGCTTTTTCCGGAACCTCTGTGGACAGCCCGAGGTCTTCTTCCGTCACTGTTTCATCCACAACCTGTGTCCATTGCTCCTTCTGGCTCCCAGCGGGCGCAACATCACCCCCGCCGAGCTGCCGGCCAAGCAGCGCGAGCAGCTCCTGGGGGTGTGTGACGCGGCCCTGTGCCGGCAGGTGCAGCTGCTGGGGGTGCGGCTGGTGGTGGGCGTGGGCCGCCTGGCGGAGCAGCGGGCGCGGCGGGCTCTGGCCGGTTTGATGCCCGAGGTCCAGGTGGAGGGGCTCCTGCACCCCTCCCCTCGCAGCCCACAGGCCAACAAGGGCTGGGAGGCGGTGGCCAAGGAGAGACTGAACGAGCTGGGCCTGCTGCCACTGTTGACCAGTTGA